From the genome of Fibrobacter sp., one region includes:
- the rlmN gene encoding 23S rRNA (adenine(2503)-C(2))-methyltransferase RlmN, giving the protein MEWQRNIKTLTEDELKAWLRDVDEKPFRAEQIQKWLFCQQVKTFDEMVNISPVLREKLAKQFELRSLKEDQHMVSVDGTVKWLFETWDGHHIETVMIPANGRFSVCVSTQVGCAMNCAFCRTAKMGFFRNLEAGEILEEIINVNWYLKENNIFNEEGNIAQVTNIIFMGMGEPLNNLENVHRVCCTLHNQKLFNMGSKRMTVSTSGVVPRIKELVDRNTPCCLAISLNSTNNEYRSSVMPVNNIWPIEKLLEAVDEYIRRTDNYVTFEFVLIQDITCTPKAAKELIRICAPRRVKVNAIILNDGDDPNLHAPTTEEVDTFLAAVRAAQIQITIRTARGRDILAACGQLAHKKKNDQGVFEKGSSLPDATPRSN; this is encoded by the coding sequence ATGGAATGGCAGCGCAATATTAAAACCTTGACGGAAGACGAGCTTAAGGCTTGGCTCCGTGACGTGGACGAAAAACCGTTCCGCGCAGAACAAATCCAGAAATGGCTGTTCTGCCAGCAGGTCAAGACCTTCGACGAGATGGTGAATATTTCACCGGTTCTCCGCGAAAAGCTCGCTAAGCAGTTTGAGCTTCGCTCCCTCAAGGAAGACCAGCACATGGTTTCCGTCGATGGCACCGTCAAATGGCTTTTCGAGACCTGGGACGGTCATCATATCGAAACGGTGATGATTCCGGCCAACGGTCGTTTTTCTGTGTGCGTATCCACCCAGGTGGGCTGCGCCATGAACTGCGCATTCTGCCGTACCGCCAAGATGGGCTTTTTCCGCAACCTTGAAGCCGGCGAAATCCTTGAAGAAATCATCAATGTCAACTGGTATCTTAAAGAAAACAACATCTTTAACGAAGAAGGCAATATTGCTCAGGTGACAAACATCATCTTCATGGGCATGGGCGAACCCCTGAACAACCTGGAGAACGTGCATCGTGTCTGCTGCACCCTCCACAACCAAAAGCTGTTCAACATGGGTTCCAAGCGCATGACTGTCAGCACCTCCGGCGTTGTACCCCGCATCAAGGAACTGGTGGACCGCAATACTCCCTGCTGCCTTGCAATCAGCCTGAACAGCACCAACAACGAGTACCGTTCCTCTGTCATGCCAGTAAACAACATCTGGCCCATCGAAAAGCTTTTGGAAGCGGTTGACGAATACATTCGTAGAACCGATAACTATGTAACGTTTGAATTCGTGCTTATCCAGGACATTACCTGTACGCCCAAGGCAGCCAAGGAGCTGATTCGCATTTGCGCCCCCCGCCGCGTAAAGGTAAACGCCATCATCTTGAACGATGGCGACGACCCCAACCTGCACGCCCCCACCACCGAAGAAGTCGACACCTTCCTCGCTGCAGTCCGTGCCGCACAGATTCAGATTACTATCCGTACAGCCCGTGGCCGTGACATTTTGGCCGCCTGCGGGCAGCTCGCTCACAAGAAGAAGAACGATCAGGGCGTTTTCGAGAAAGGCTCCAGCCTGCCCGACGCCACTCCTCGATCCAACTAG